Proteins encoded within one genomic window of Candidatus Thermoplasmatota archaeon:
- a CDS encoding tripartite tricarboxylate transporter permease, whose translation MLELFIVISFAFIGAIIGCITGLIPGLHVNNIALILLSLSGTIAFSLSTVSIIESEIVPILVCVIIIATSISHTFVNIIPSTFLGVPEEDTALVLLPAHSMLLEGKGYGAISLSAMGSFGAIIMSFILLIPFRFLIGPPVNFYGLLGEIIPWILLAISIALIGTEKSTRHVAYAILIFLLSGIFGMLAMDADVSSPIGIHASLLFPALAGLFGVSTLFHSFNTNVLPEQKLDDEKFDFIEGSKDVGTGVIAGSIVSILPGVTSAVATIMAMVARGKKDRKNVIVTLSAVNTATSFFVISVLFMIGKARSGSAIVINEIMEIDRWSSAAPPYSLCYLLIAVVVTACLSYYATKSLGKIIAKHISSIPYNTVAKISVITIFIMVFLFTGFTGIVALIAGTLIGLLCLELGVRRSTCMGVLLLPIMLTYFL comes from the coding sequence ATGCTTGAACTTTTTATTGTAATCTCTTTTGCCTTTATCGGGGCGATAATTGGATGCATAACCGGTTTGATACCTGGACTCCATGTAAACAACATAGCCCTCATTCTTCTTTCCCTGTCCGGGACCATTGCCTTCTCCCTCTCCACCGTGAGCATCATCGAAAGTGAAATTGTTCCGATTTTGGTGTGCGTAATAATTATTGCGACTTCGATATCCCATACTTTCGTTAACATAATTCCCTCGACGTTCCTGGGGGTGCCGGAGGAGGACACCGCCCTCGTCCTTCTGCCTGCCCATTCCATGCTCCTGGAGGGAAAAGGTTACGGGGCGATAAGTCTCTCCGCAATGGGTAGCTTTGGTGCCATCATAATGAGCTTTATCCTTCTCATTCCTTTCAGGTTTTTGATCGGCCCTCCAGTCAATTTTTATGGATTGCTTGGCGAGATAATTCCGTGGATTCTGCTTGCGATATCGATAGCCCTTATAGGAACGGAAAAAAGTACAAGGCATGTGGCATACGCAATTTTGATTTTTTTATTGTCGGGCATATTTGGCATGCTGGCTATGGACGCAGACGTTTCATCCCCCATAGGCATTCATGCCTCACTTCTTTTTCCAGCCCTTGCGGGACTTTTCGGCGTTTCCACACTATTCCATTCTTTCAATACAAATGTTTTACCCGAGCAAAAATTGGATGATGAAAAATTTGATTTTATTGAAGGAAGCAAAGACGTTGGAACAGGAGTTATAGCAGGCTCTATTGTTTCAATACTGCCCGGAGTGACATCGGCGGTGGCAACGATAATGGCCATGGTTGCAAGAGGCAAGAAAGACAGAAAAAATGTTATCGTAACGCTCTCGGCCGTAAACACCGCCACATCATTTTTTGTAATCTCGGTGCTTTTTATGATTGGGAAGGCAAGGAGCGGGAGTGCAATTGTTATAAATGAGATTATGGAAATAGATAGATGGAGTAGTGCTGCCCCTCCTTATTCACTGTGTTATTTGCTAATAGCCGTAGTGGTGACGGCATGCCTTTCGTATTATGCAACGAAATCTTTGGGAAAAATAATTGCAAAACACATATCTTCAATTCCTTACAACACGGTGGCAAAAATATCTGTAATTACCATTTTCATTATGGTATTCTTGTTCACGGGCTTTACCGGCATTGTTGCCCTCATTGCAGGAACATTGATAGGACTTTTATGTCTCGAATTGGGCGTAAGGAGAAGC